From one Eucalyptus grandis isolate ANBG69807.140 chromosome 9, ASM1654582v1, whole genome shotgun sequence genomic stretch:
- the LOC104420300 gene encoding NAC domain-containing protein 90: MEKYPTGFRFCPTEEELISFYLHNQLGGLKQDELHRVIPVLDIFNTEPWNLPQLAGELCREDREQWFFFAPLQEREARGGRPSRSMATGYWKATGSPGYVYSSDNKVIGVKKSMIFYMGKPPTGRKTHWKLNEYRAIELSPTNLDSTSSNISIPELRREFALCRVYVVSGRSRAFDRRRLEAVARETTIQGSDNTASSEGGHEGGGCADASSSEAVAANAGSSHQWEMASLEDPIWDWEQLDWL; this comes from the exons ATGGAGAAGTACCCGACAGGTTTCAGGTTCTGTCCAACTGAGGAAGAGCTCATTTCGTTCTATTTGCATAACCAACTTGGTGGCCTTAAGCAGGATGAGCTTCACCGTGTCATCCCTGTCCTCGACATTTTCAACACTGAGCCATGGAATCTCCCAC AGCTTGCGGGAGAGCTGTGCAGAGAAGACAGAGAGCAGTGGTTCTTCTTCGCGCCCCTGCAGGAGAGGGAGGCGAGAGGAGGGCGGCCCAGCCGGAGCATGGCCACCGGCTACTGGAAAGCCACCGGGTCTCCCGGTTACGTCTACTCGTCGGACAACAAGGTGATCGGCGTGAAGAAGTCAATGATTTTCTACATGGGAAAACCTCCCACAGGAAGAAAGACCCACTGGAAATTGAACGAGTACAGGGCCATTGAACTCTCGCCGACCAATCTCGATTCTACGAGCAGTAATATTTCCATTCCTGAG CTAAGGCGTGAATTCGCATTGTGCCGAGTGTATGTGGTGTCCGGGAGGTCTCGAGCATTTGATCGTCGGCGACTGGAAGCGGTGGCTAGAGAGACAACAATCCAAGGTAGCGACAACACTGCTAGCAGCGAAGGCGGGCACGAAGGTGGTGGATGTGCAGATGCATCATCATCAGAAGCAGTAGCGGCCAATGCAGGAAGTTCACATCAATGGGAGATGGCAAGTTTGGAAGACCCAATTTGGGATTGGGAGCAACTGGATTGGCTCTAA